A window of Deinococcus aquaedulcis genomic DNA:
GGCGGTGCCGTAGCCGCCTCCCGTACACTGCGCAGTTATGGACTTGAAGGCACAACTCAAGGCAGCGGTGGAAGCGGCGGCCACCCAGATGGGCGCGCCGCTGGACGCCGCCATTCAGGAAACCCCGGCCAACAAGCCCGGCGATTACGGCACCCCCGCCGCTTTTCAGATGGCGAAAATGCTGGGCCAGAACCCCGCCCAGGTGGCGCAGACCCTGGCGCAGACCGTGCAGTTGCCGGCCGGGATCAGCCGCGTGGAGGCCGCCGGGCCCTTCCTGAACTTTTTCGTGGACACGGCCGCCTTTGTGCGCGGCGTGGTGGATGCCCCCTTCGCCATGCCCGCGCAGGGCGGCAAGGTGGTCATTGAGCACACCTCGGTTAACCCCAACAAGGAACTGCATGTGGGCCACCTGCGCAACGTGGTGCTGGGCGACTCCATGGCGCGCATCTTCCGCGCGGCGGGGTTTGCCGTAGAGGTTCAGAACTACATTGACGACACCGGCCGTCAGGCGGCCGAGAGCCTGTTTGCCATGAACCACTACGGCCGCACCTGGGACGGCACGCAGAAGTACGACCACTGGCTGGGCGAAGGCTACGTGCAGCTGAACGCCGATCCCGCCAAGGAGAGCCTGGAAGCGGGCATCCGCGAGGTCATGCACAAGCTGGAAGAAGGCGCGCTGCGCCCGCTGGTGGAGCAGACCGTCAAGGCCCAGCTGGACACCTGTTTCCGCATTGGTGCCACGTACGACCTGCTGGTCTGGGAGTCCGACGTGGTGGGCAGCGGCTTCCTGGCCCAGGCCATGAACATTCTGGAGAGCAGCCGTTACACCTCGCACCCCACTGAGGGCAAGTTTGCCGGCGCCTTCGTGATGGACGTGTCCGAGTTCATGCCGGGCCTGGAAGAACCCAACGTGGTGCTGCGCCGCAGTGACGGCACCGCCATGTACGTGGCCAAGGACATTGGCTACCAGTTCTGGAAGTTTGGCCTCTTTGAAGGCATGAAGTTCAGGCCCTTCATGCAGGACCCGGCCGGCCACACCATCTGGACCAGCGCCCCCGACGGTCAGCCCGACACGGAGAAGCGCTTTGGGCACTGCGACGAGGTCATCAATGTCATTGACTCGCGCCAGAAGCACCCGCAGATGCTGGTCAAAAGCAGCCTGGGCGTGGCCGGGGAACAGGAAAAGGAAGCGCGCTCGATTCACCTGAGCTACGAATTCGTGAACCTGAACGGCCAGACCATCAGCGGGCGCAAGGGCATTACCCTGGCGGTAGACACCGCCCTGGAAGAAGCCAGTGGGCGCGGCTTTGCCGAACTGAGCGACAAGAACCCCGAACTGGCCGGCCGCGCCGACGCGCCAGAAATTGCCCGCCGCATCGGCGTGGGTGCCCTGCGCTTTGCCATGCTGCGCAACGAGCCCAGCCGCTCGTTTGACTTTGATCTTGAAAAGGCCAGCAGCCTCAGTGGCGACACCGCGCCGTACATCCAGTACGCCGCCGTGCGCGCGGCGAACATTCTGCGCAAGGCCCAGGAGGCCGGGTACGCCGTAGACGGCACGGGCGCCAACTGGGACGCGGTGCCCGAGGTGGACCTGATTCTGGCCAAGCAGGTGGCGAAACTTCCGGAAATCGTGGCCCAGGCGGTGCGCCTCCACTCGCCGCACGGGGTGGCGCAGTACGCCCTGGATCTGGCAACCAGCTTCAACGCCTGGTACAACGCCAAGGACAAGCAGGGCAAGCCCGCCACCAACGTGCTGCAGAGCCCCGAAGGGCTGCGCGAGGCCCGTCTGGCGCTGGTGGCCCGTCTGCGCGCGGCCTTTGAAGACACGCTGGGTCTGATTGGGATTGAGATTCCGGCGGCGATGTAAGGAGCGGGAAGCGTGGCGTGTGGAGCGTGGTCCAAGGGCCGCGCTCCACCGCTTTTTGAAAGTGATCAGCTGGGGGAGGGCACCCGGCCTTTCAGCACCTGCTCAATGAATTCGCCTTTACGGTTGGTGTAGACCCGGCGCTGCTCTGGGTGGGCCTGAGCCAGTGTCTGCTTGAGGCGGGCGTAGTCGTCGCGCAGGTCCGCACTCTGGCGCAGTGCATCCCGGAAAGTCAGGTAGGCGTGCCAGTGCGGGTGGCCGGCGCTCAGCACATGGAGGTAGTGGGTGCGGGCCTCGTCGCTGCCCCGGGCAAAAAAGGCTTCCCCCTTGCCCACCGGGTCGCCCATGAACACGTACCCCAGGGTGGCGAGTGGCTGGGCACAGGCGGCCACCCTTTTCTGGTCCGGCACGGCCACCGCGAGGTCCAGCACCGGTTTGGCCACCAGCCCCGGAATGCTGGTGCTGCCGATGTGCTGGATATCGCTGGCAAGAGTCCCCAGCACCCCGGCCACGCGGGCGCGTTCCTGTTCAAACAGCGCCGGGTAGGCCGGTGACCAGGGCCGCAGTTCGACCATGCCCCGTTTGAGTCCAAGGGTCATGGGGGCAGTGGAGGGCGCGGGCGTCGCTGGAAACGGAACGGCGGGGCGGCGACCTTATGTCTGTCTTTCCAGCTCCCTCAGCGTCACCGACCTCAGCCCCTGTGTCTGCATGGCCTGCAGCAGCGCCGGGAGCATAGGCACTGTGACCCGCGCCCCTGGCCCGGCGTCGTGCAGCACCACCACCGCGCCGGGCCGCAGCCGGGGGAGGAGGGCCTGAAGGGTACGGCCCGGAGATGCTCCCTTCTGCCAGTCGCCGCCTTCCACACTCCAGTGGGCGCCGCGCAGCCCTGCCGTCCGCTGCCCCAGAATGGTCGCCAGGGTATAGGCCCCGTGGGGCGGGCGGTGCAGGGTGACCGGCTGCCCCGTCACGGCCGCAATGCGCCGCGCCGCCTCACCGGGGTCCAGAAACGCCGACCACGGCGACCGCACCCAGGCGTGAAGGTGTCGCGCGGCGTGGGCCTGCACCTCGTGGCCCTCGGCCAGCAGGCGCCACACCAGGGCCGGGTGCGCCTCGGCGTGGGGGGCCAGCACGAAGAAGGTGGCGTGCATCCCTGCCGCCTTCAGGGCGTCCAGCACAGCGGGCGTGGTCTGGGGGTCTGGGCCGTCGTCAAAGGTGAGGGCCAGCTGCCCGGGGCGCGGCGGCCCCTCGCGCAGCACCCCCAGATTCAGCCGCTGCACCAGCAGGTAGGGCAGGCCGATGTACCCCAGCAGCAGGGCGCCCCCCCAGGCCAGGGCGCGCCTCATACCCGCCCCAGGCGGCGCAGCAGTTCGGCGGCCACGCGGTCAGCGGCGTCGGGCTGGCTGGCCGCGTGGGCGGCGCGGGACATGCGGGCATGCTCGTCTCCGTCCAGGGCGCGCAGCACGGCCGGGCGCAGTTCGGCCAGCGTGCGGGCCCAGATCGCCGCGCCCCGGCGTTCGAGGTACAGGGCGTTGTATTCCTCCTGGCCAGGAATAGGGGCGTGAATCACCATCGGCACGCCCAGGGTGGTGGCCTCGGCCACGGTCAGCCCGCCGGCTTTGCCCACCACCAGATCGGCGGCGGCCAGCAGTTCGGGAAACGAGGTGGTAAAGCCCAGGCGGTGCAGCGTGGCCCCGCCCAGCTGGGCCACCCCGTGCCCGTCGGCGCCGGCCAGCACCAGCACCTGCACGCGCACCCCCAGGTTCGCCAGTTCGGTCAGCACCCGGCCCTGCGCGCGGTAGCTGCCGGTGCCGCCTGCCGAGAGCAGAATCAGGGGCAACTCTGGGTCCAGGCCGTGTTTGGCCCGCAGCGCCGCCTTGTCGGCCCCGACTAGTTCGCGGTAGATACCCGCAATGGGAATGCCCGTGACCGCCACGCGCTCCGGCGGAATGCGGCAGCCCAGCATCTGCTCGCGCGCCTCCTCACTGGGTACCATCAGCAGGTCGGCTTCAGCGCGGGCCCAGTGCTGGTGCACCCGGTAGTCGGTGACCACCAGCGCGTTCAGGAATTCGGCGCCGGTGCGGCGGCGCACGTTGTCGGCCAGGGCCACGGGCGTGGGGTACGAACTCACCACTGCCTCCGGGCGCACCTCCTGCACGTCGCGGCGCATGGCGCGGTAGCCCAGCCAGCCGAACACCTGCGCGGTGGGCGCCTGTTCGCGGTCGGTCCACTGGTAAAAGGCGCGGTACACCGCCGGCATGTGCCGCACCCACAGGTCGTAGGTGCCCGCCGTGACCGTGCGCTCCACTGGGCTCATGTACTTGAGCAGGTCGGCATGGCGCACCTGTAGCGGTACGCCCCGGGCCCGCAGGGCGGCGTCCAGGGCCCCGTTCGCCTGGTGGTGCCCACTGCCGAACGACGCCGACACGATCAGCGCGCGCAGCGGGTCCCCGGCGGTCACGCGCGCCTCAGCAGGGTCAGGCCCAGGGCCAGAAACGCGATATTCGCCAGCCACACACCCAGTTCAGGGAAAGTGGGAAAAGCCCCCGCCACCGTGAGCCCCACCAGAAACAGCAGGTAATACGCCACGGCCAGCGCCAGCGCCACCCCCAGGCTGACCCCCAGGGTCCGGCCAAAGCGCAGCGCAAATGGCAGCGCCGCCAGCGCCAGTACGAGGTTGGCGAAAGGCAGGGCCAGCTTGCGGTTCAGGCTGAGGCGGGCCTGATGCCGGTCCTCGGGCTTGGCCTCCGGGTCGCGCAGGATGGCGGTCAGCTCGCGCCACCCCTGGGCATCGGCCCCAATGGCGTCGGCGTATTTCGCCAGCGTTTCCTTGCGGCTCAGGCCCGTGTCCACGGTGAGGGAATCGCTGGTCTTTTCCGGCACGATCACGCTGGGAAACACCGCCTGCACCGCCGCGCGAAAGGCCGCCGGGTCGCCTTCGGGCAGCCGGGTAAGTTGCCGGGCCGCCGCGAAATCCACGGCAAAGGTGGCGTAGTCCCGCAGGGTCAGCCGCTGCCCTTCGTAGGTGCCCCGCTCGGCCAGGATGAGGGTGCCGCGCTGGTGGTTGTCCGCCTGCCACTTCTCCACCCGCACGCCCTGCAACTCGCGCGTTACGGCGTCATAGCCGCGCAGGTACAGGGTCAGGCCACCTCCCAGGTCCACCGTTTTGCCTGCCAGCTGCCCCAGCCCGGCGCCGGTCAGCGTGTCCCAGTACAGGCCGCGCGTCTCTACATTGGCGCGTGGCGCCACCCACAGGCTCAGCCACACGCTCAGCGCTGTGACCAGCAGGGCAGTCACCGCCGCTGGCCGCGCCACCCGTCCCAGGCTGATCCCCCCCGACTGCACCGCTACCAGTTCGCGCTCGGTGCTCATGCGGCCAAAAGCCACCACGGTCATCAGCACCACCGCCATGGGGAGCACCTTCACCAGCGTGTCGGGCACCTGATACGCGATCCACTGGCCCACCAGCCCCAGGGGCACGCCCTGCAGCCACTGGCTGGACACGAAAAAATACCCGAAGCACAGAATGGCCGTGAACAGCGCCGTCCCGGCCAGCAGCGGCGGCCACAGCTCGGCGGTGACAAGGCGGGTGAGTCGGGTCATGAGGGGCCTTCGGCCCCGGAAGTGGGGTGTGGGGTGTGGGAAGTGGGAAAAGACAGAAAACCGGCCCCCCTGGTGCGCCTTGCCTGGAAAAAGGGCCTAGGGCTGCGTTGTTTCCACTTCCCACTCACCACTGACCACTTACCCTTTGGCAACGGCAAACAGAATCGTCGCTTCCGCCGCCAGTTCGCCGTCGACCTCGGCGCGGCAGGTGGTCTTGCCCAGGCCCCGGCGCAGGAATTCCAGCTTGGCGTGCAGGTGCAACTGGTCGCCGGGAATCACCTTGCGCTTGAAGCGGGCGCCTTCCACACCAGCCAGGTAGCCCACGGTGCCGGGTTCCAGTTGCCCGTGCAGGCAGAACATGCTGGCCTGCGCCATGGCCTCCACGATCAGCACGCCGGGCATC
This region includes:
- a CDS encoding arginine--tRNA ligase gives rise to the protein MDLKAQLKAAVEAAATQMGAPLDAAIQETPANKPGDYGTPAAFQMAKMLGQNPAQVAQTLAQTVQLPAGISRVEAAGPFLNFFVDTAAFVRGVVDAPFAMPAQGGKVVIEHTSVNPNKELHVGHLRNVVLGDSMARIFRAAGFAVEVQNYIDDTGRQAAESLFAMNHYGRTWDGTQKYDHWLGEGYVQLNADPAKESLEAGIREVMHKLEEGALRPLVEQTVKAQLDTCFRIGATYDLLVWESDVVGSGFLAQAMNILESSRYTSHPTEGKFAGAFVMDVSEFMPGLEEPNVVLRRSDGTAMYVAKDIGYQFWKFGLFEGMKFRPFMQDPAGHTIWTSAPDGQPDTEKRFGHCDEVINVIDSRQKHPQMLVKSSLGVAGEQEKEARSIHLSYEFVNLNGQTISGRKGITLAVDTALEEASGRGFAELSDKNPELAGRADAPEIARRIGVGALRFAMLRNEPSRSFDFDLEKASSLSGDTAPYIQYAAVRAANILRKAQEAGYAVDGTGANWDAVPEVDLILAKQVAKLPEIVAQAVRLHSPHGVAQYALDLATSFNAWYNAKDKQGKPATNVLQSPEGLREARLALVARLRAAFEDTLGLIGIEIPAAM
- a CDS encoding GrpB family protein; translation: MTLGLKRGMVELRPWSPAYPALFEQERARVAGVLGTLASDIQHIGSTSIPGLVAKPVLDLAVAVPDQKRVAACAQPLATLGYVFMGDPVGKGEAFFARGSDEARTHYLHVLSAGHPHWHAYLTFRDALRQSADLRDDYARLKQTLAQAHPEQRRVYTNRKGEFIEQVLKGRVPSPS
- a CDS encoding polysaccharide deacetylase family protein, whose protein sequence is MRRALAWGGALLLGYIGLPYLLVQRLNLGVLREGPPRPGQLALTFDDGPDPQTTPAVLDALKAAGMHATFFVLAPHAEAHPALVWRLLAEGHEVQAHAARHLHAWVRSPWSAFLDPGEAARRIAAVTGQPVTLHRPPHGAYTLATILGQRTAGLRGAHWSVEGGDWQKGASPGRTLQALLPRLRPGAVVVLHDAGPGARVTVPMLPALLQAMQTQGLRSVTLRELERQT
- a CDS encoding MGDG synthase family glycosyltransferase, which codes for MTAGDPLRALIVSASFGSGHHQANGALDAALRARGVPLQVRHADLLKYMSPVERTVTAGTYDLWVRHMPAVYRAFYQWTDREQAPTAQVFGWLGYRAMRRDVQEVRPEAVVSSYPTPVALADNVRRRTGAEFLNALVVTDYRVHQHWARAEADLLMVPSEEAREQMLGCRIPPERVAVTGIPIAGIYRELVGADKAALRAKHGLDPELPLILLSAGGTGSYRAQGRVLTELANLGVRVQVLVLAGADGHGVAQLGGATLHRLGFTTSFPELLAAADLVVGKAGGLTVAEATTLGVPMVIHAPIPGQEEYNALYLERRGAAIWARTLAELRPAVLRALDGDEHARMSRAAHAASQPDAADRVAAELLRRLGRV
- a CDS encoding LptF/LptG family permease, encoding MTRLTRLVTAELWPPLLAGTALFTAILCFGYFFVSSQWLQGVPLGLVGQWIAYQVPDTLVKVLPMAVVLMTVVAFGRMSTERELVAVQSGGISLGRVARPAAVTALLVTALSVWLSLWVAPRANVETRGLYWDTLTGAGLGQLAGKTVDLGGGLTLYLRGYDAVTRELQGVRVEKWQADNHQRGTLILAERGTYEGQRLTLRDYATFAVDFAAARQLTRLPEGDPAAFRAAVQAVFPSVIVPEKTSDSLTVDTGLSRKETLAKYADAIGADAQGWRELTAILRDPEAKPEDRHQARLSLNRKLALPFANLVLALAALPFALRFGRTLGVSLGVALALAVAYYLLFLVGLTVAGAFPTFPELGVWLANIAFLALGLTLLRRA
- the fabZ gene encoding 3-hydroxyacyl-ACP dehydratase FabZ, whose translation is MSPILIQEVLQTLPHRFPFVLVDRVLSADGGTVHALKNVSVNEPYFPGHFPQEPVMPGVLIVEAMAQASMFCLHGQLEPGTVGYLAGVEGARFKRKVIPGDQLHLHAKLEFLRRGLGKTTCRAEVDGELAAEATILFAVAKG